A single region of the Drosophila takahashii strain IR98-3 E-12201 chromosome 2R, DtakHiC1v2, whole genome shotgun sequence genome encodes:
- the LOC108056487 gene encoding protein takeout-like, whose product MSLRFAILTLLSAVGELPVDVKKCRFGNETCLIESLNGYIRAFAKGYPKLDYRPFDKLPISDLVVYNSSQNLPVWMTFSVRNQVLKGLENATVLSVKGFNRDPTKTMIIIGVRIP is encoded by the exons ATGTCACTTCGTTTTGCCATTTTAACGCTTCTTTCAGCTGTTGGAGAGTTAC CTGTCGATGTGAAAAAGTGTCGCTTTGGTAACGAAACCTGCCTGATTGAGAGCCTTAATGGTTATATTCGGGCATTCGCCAAAGGATATCCCAAACTGGACTACCGGCCCTTCGACAAACTCCCCATTTCGGATCTTGTGGTATATAATAGTTCCCAAAATCTGCCCGTTTGGATGACCTTCTCTGTGAGGAATCAAGTTCTAAAGGGCCTTGAGAACGCGACCGTACTTTCTGTGAAAGGATTTAATCGCGATCCCACCAAGACAATGATTATAATAGGAGTTCGCATTCCATGA